CAGGAAATGAGTCTGATTGAATCTTTATTCTCTCCAATCTGTTTTTTATAACTTTACACTACTGTCCGACAAAAAGATTCCAGTTGAAACGTTAGTTGAATAAAAATAAGGGGCTACTCCCCGAAGGTTTCACCCCGATGTTGTAGATTTGTTTTGCGAAAAAAAACACAACATGGGCAAAAATACAGAAATAAAATTAGTCGGACAGCCGATTTTCAAACAAGCCATCAACTTAATCGATGCCATTAATGTCAGCAGCTTGGTGAAAAAGCATGGTGCAGACCATTACTATAAGACGTTTAAGGCAAAACCCCAGCTGGT
This portion of the Williamwhitmania taraxaci genome encodes:
- a CDS encoding DUF4372 domain-containing protein; this encodes MGKNTEIKLVGQPIFKQAINLIDAINVSSLVKKHGADHYYKTFKAKPQLV